The sequence CGGCTGCGCGCGGAGGAACTCGACGTGAGCGCACGTGCCGGCCATGGCGGAGTGTGATTTGGGGAGCTGGAGGAGAGAGcagggctcggctcggctcggctggcGACCGATGCAGTGCGGTGCGGTGCTGTGCGGTGTGCCTGCCCCTGTGTCGAGCTTATAAGGGGCATGACCTATATCCGGTGGTGGGTGGAACTGGTGCACCAAGACTAACTGAACACGAACTCATgaaatctctctctctcctccgtaGGCAGTAGTAGAGTAGTAGGCTCGTAGTCGTAGAGTTCGTATGGACGGACAAATTTCAAAGTGGATTTTCAAGTTCTTGTAGTGGTGCTCTTATAGAGAAATTCTTCCTCATTTATTTTTTACTTGTCGtcgttttagtataaaaataaaatgACGGATAATAAATATTTAAGAATGAAAGTAGTAGTATAAAACTGGATAAATTCATTGCGGAGAAAGACCACATCCTAGCGGACaacctttctttctcacttcctcGTGCAGGTTACAAAGGAATGCGAGTCAAAGTAGCAGTCTTTACGTGAGATACAAGCGTTCGGCTGCCCTCTTCATCAGCCAAGGCAGCTGCGCAGGAACAGTTTTTACTCTCAGGGCCAGGGGTAAGGGTAAGTTACAACAAACAGACGGAGACACACAGATTATAACATAGCACGCGCCACACTCTTTGGGCACGTCAAATTCACCGACGTAACCGTTGACGTGTTTGGTAGGCTCACCTGCCAAGTCATCAGCCTATTCGCGTGGCAGATGAACCGGCGAGCTGCGGAGGTTGACTGGCATGGCATCCAGACCAGAGGCCGGAGCAGATGCAGATCAGAGGCAACCCGCTCACGGTGCACCGGGCGCATCTCCAGCTCTGCTGTAATAACTGTGGATTTGATGCGCATCTTGGCTGTGCCTTGACGAAGGGGACAGCGGGGTTGGCACTTGGCAGGTCGGGTTTGATGAGCCGAAATAATGACGGGGGCCGTTGGGGATGTGGTCGCCGGTGGCGGGCGGAAATCCCAACCCTTGTGCACTGCACGACCGTCGAGGCGTCGTGCTGGCTGCTGAGCCACTGCCAGGTGGGACGCGAGTGGCGAGCCGTGCCGCGCAATGGACGCGAGTGGGTGCCGGCTTCAATCCAGGCAGGTGGGAGAGGGGGGAATGGGAATCGATCGATGGATCAATGCGGCTGCCGGCtaccagtagcagtagcagcatggGCGTTGGGCAAACACCGCCTTGCGCGGATGGAAGTCTTGTCACGACGCCGCGAATCCATCTGCGACGACGACGTCGCTTCCACAATCGGAACGGTTTGCATTTTCCTCTAGGAGAGCATCGAAGATTTTTTTTTAGTGTAAACCCATAAACGGTAAGGACAATAGTAAGTAGTAACAGTACACTATTATATACTGAAATCTTTATCCAGTTCAGGCATGGTCGGAATGTTCAAACGGCAGAGAGCAAAATCGACCATGACCACCGCGCGCACATGGCTGCAACATCACAGCACATGGTTACACCACCACTTCCAAGTCCCAACCACACAACACATCACAATTCATGTTGCAGTCCCACACTGCCCGACTTCTACAGTACTACTACAGCTGTGTCGCTCTATGTTTTTATAGGCTGTGGATCGTCAAAAATCCACGCAGAAACGCCTGACCCACATGGTTTCTCCATGACTTCCAGCAAAAAAAAGGGGGGGCAGACCCACATGCTTTTCACAAGGTCCGCAAGTCGGCTGCACCATGCTTCTTGGAGGTCTGCACACTCGCAAGTTGCAAACGGGTTATTAGGGAAAGAAGACAAACCACTCGACTGACAGGTAAAAAAAAAGACAAACCACAGAGTTTAGCAGCCCACCTaacagaagagaagcgcacagataaagccggggcggctttaaattttgtgatcagacatccggacagagtacaccggctcaccatcgtctggctccTTAACAAGTTCGCAAAcatccccagcccgaaggtcgtttgatgccACGAAATGTTTCCAGCCCGCGGTGAATCCCACAAATAACAGGCTGTCGTGGTAAACGACAGGCCAtagtctcttcttggggtccttcagcattatgacatcatagtcatgccttctctgtcgtctaactgcattggaaagcgaCTTGGATAGGTCCTGGGGGTGACAGTGATCAGAAACACCTTTTTAGCGATGTGGTCAGAAACTTAAAAAGAACTTTACAACTATGAACATGTACAGTGATGTGATGTCCGGTATCGATGTAAAATTAGTCAAAGAAGACCAGTTATGGAATCTGCACAACTCACAAGCCATTTCTGAGTAGTATCAGGAATGCACAGTTGGAAGTTGATCTCTGGTGGAGAATGATGATCCGGCTCCGGAATTTCGTCCTTTGTAGGCAACAAAGACTCTGGGACCTCACGGTTACTAGACATTCTGCCTTCCTGTTTGGTGGAACGGTGTTCTGCATGAGTCACAATCCAACAGACTAATTAGAAACACACTATCCGATCAGAAACCACTCTTTAGTTTTATATTCAAAGAAAACATGTTATCCACCCTTTAATTTTACAATCAAACAAAACAAGTTAAAATAAGCTCACCTGACTCGTTGGCAGGTACAACACTGTTGCAAATTTTGCTGCGTACACCGCTCCTCGCTGGCTCCGCTTGATCCATTTTGGTTTCAAATTGAGCAGTAGTTCCTACCAAACATAGATTCGATAATATGCTATAAACAACAATTATATCCACAATAAACAACCAAGAGATCTTTGAAAAGAAAAACAGTTGAAGTGATACTAGAAAGTTAAAGAGCACACCACCACCTTTTCCATTGACATTATGTGCAGTCTCCATCATGCTATTCTTGCATTTAGATATTTCGTCAGGACTTGAGGTTTTCTCAATGGACCCTGTTAACATTGATTCAATAAAGGCACAACTTCCTTCAGACCTGCTAGGGTTTAGTCCTAGTGCAGCATATTTACCCGCAACTACAGGGTTTGCACTCAACCAGACATTGTTACTTTGGCTATGTACAATGCTTCCCATGGGTTTGTTCTCCTTTTGCTTCAAGTAGAACAGAAGCACCTATAGAATGATAATGGAAACTATTTCTCTACTACAAAAAACCATTTACCACCGCAATAAACTCTTCTTCTTTTGAATGAAACAGCACAGAAGCTTTGACATCATATGGCCTTGTTTGGATGCACTTAGTATCCACCTCTTGGAGTGGATTAGGATGTAACTTAGTTTAATTTCCCCTCCAATCCACGCCAACATGGGTGGATTGAGGTAGATACCAGTGCATCCAAACAAGACCTATACTGGTAGCTATAATAAAGAAAATTATGAGACGAAGCGCACCTCCATCTTTCTCATTGATGCTATAGTTGATCTCTGTCCCATCACGTCCGCAATCGATTACTCTGTCAGCACTTGATGGTTCTTTGATGGGCATTGTGAATACTGGTTGGACACATTCATGATTTCCCTCGGAACAAATGTACTCATCTACTGGGTTCAGTTCAATCAAACCGTAACCATCAACCAACATGCCGTCAGTTTTTTGTGGGTTTTCATGTTTAATCGGTGCAGTGCAATCAAGAGCTGTTTGATTGTTCACAACATCCTTCCTCCACTTCTCCAAGCATCGGAAACCTCCAGGAGCTTCATATTTTCTATTAAAGTTTTGGATAATGATCATCTTGCTATAATTATGATAATCTTCCGCGGTTGTCCTAGAATCTAAAGGAATGGCATTTGTTCTTTGTTTTCTGCCTAAATTTTCATCTGAATCATGTAAATCTAAGAGAGCTGTAGCACTTATAATTTGAGATACTGTTTTTACTTCACTGCATGTTGCTGAAATGCACTTGGTTCCACACTCAATTTCAGGGAAATTCCCCTTCTCGTCAGCTAGTACAGCTGAGGGTCCATTCCCAATGCCACTTTGAGCTCTTATAGGGTCCTCATTGGTATTAACAGCCACAAGACTTATATCTGAATCTGGTCCTGATGTGGCTAGCTTCATTGTATCCTCTTTTTCATGCGCGGAAGGTTCAGAATCTTCAGAATCTATAATCATAATTACTGTTTTTCCTTTGCTGCACAGTGGAGTACCCTTTGTTTTGCACTGTGGACCAATCAAATTACCACTGATATCTTGTGCCACTGGTCCAGATCCAACCACACGTTCAACTCGTTTAGGGTCTTTTTTTGTATTGCAAGTTACATGACATGTTTGAGGCACTTTGGTCCTAGGACATTCGCCAGAAACATAGTAGCCACTGTTTTCTGAAATACCATCTGTGACGACCAAATCATCAGGTGGCATATTACTCCATGCCTGTTTCTTAGTTTCACCTTTATTTGTGCTCTCAGGATTGAAGTCGAGTCTTTCACAAGAATCCGTACCAAAAACCCGCACAGAAAATGTACGCTCAGCAATATACTCAAACAACAGAAATTCACCCCATTTAATCAAATGGTTtgagacaaaaacatcccatccctGATCAAAAGCAAGGGAATCAACCACCTTCGATACCAGGACCTTTAAACATTTTCCCTTTGAATCTTTAAGATACACAAGTTGATTAGTCAAATACTCCAGTCTGGGTGCAACAATTCGTGGTATCACCTGCACAATATATGCATGTACATGATGTTTTGTAGGGGCCATGGCATAAGACAAATAAAGGAAAATAAAAGAAATGGATAGCATAGCTGTAATGGAAAGCAGCAACAAACAAAACCATACCAGAAATTTCTCGGCATTGTTGCGTACGAACTTTAAAAATGCAATGGGAGCCTGATTATTCTTTTCCTTGCCGCCGCTAAATATTTTCAATTCCTTCACCCTGCCACCATAAATCTTATCACTATCATTGCGCCACATCCTCTTTTTTTCCTTCAATAATGTGTGTGGTAATTTCTCCTTCCATATTTTATAGTTAGAGCCACTTGATGTACCCATCTTCAAGTTAGATACATCAAGCGGCACATTTCTCCTATTCTGTCTGTCATGTCTCATCTTAATCTCCATGCTCTCAGTCGTCCTCATTTTCTTCTCTTTAACAGCAGGTGTGATTGGTGCAGTCTCCTTCTCACTACTGGTATTGTCAggcattttccttttcttttctttatcaCAAAATGCTGTGGGCaccttccccttcttcactccactgTAACAACTCCGCATCTTGCTGTCAGCAGCCTGCATCTTCTTCTCTCGGTAGGTTTTGTTTAGCTTTTCCTTATTCTTCTCCTTCTTAGGTAATGGGGTGGACACCTTCTTGATCTTCACCTTAGTATCAGAGTTACTCATAATCCTTACCACCTCCTTGTCATCATCCCTTTGCATATTCTTCCCAGTGCTGGCATTGTGAGgtttcttcttcctctcctccTCAGGGGATGCGGTGTTGAACTTTTTCTTACCCTCAACCTTACTGCAGTCATCCGATGTAATCGTCTTTTCCTTGTCCAGTTCAACACCCATCATCCTCTCCTTGCTGTTGGTTTTGTTCAGGTCATCATCCATTTCCCTTCCCTGCTCACATAATGCGGCAGGCACCCTGCTCTTGTTTATCCTCTGGTCGCCACTCCACATGTCCGTATCCTTCCCATGGTAGGCACTGCATTTAAACAGATGTTCCTTTTTCTCCCTCTTCTCTACGGAGGCAGCATCGGACGTCTTCCCGTTCTTTACCAC is a genomic window of Zea mays cultivar B73 chromosome 5, Zm-B73-REFERENCE-NAM-5.0, whole genome shotgun sequence containing:
- the LOC103628738 gene encoding B3 domain-containing protein Os02g0598200 isoform X1 codes for the protein MGGGNEFLVGMTGSAPDSARQKRCHDTANGEVRDGDTVVKNGKTSDAASVEKREKKEHLFKCSAYHGKDTDMWSGDQRINKSRVPAALCEQGREMDDDLNKTNSKERMMGVELDKEKTITSDDCSKVEGKKKFNTASPEEERKKKPHNASTGKNMQRDDDKEVVRIMSNSDTKVKIKKVSTPLPKKEKNKEKLNKTYREKKMQAADSKMRSCYSGVKKGKVPTAFCDKEKKRKMPDNTSSEKETAPITPAVKEKKMRTTESMEIKMRHDRQNRRNVPLDVSNLKMGTSSGSNYKIWKEKLPHTLLKEKKRMWRNDSDKIYGGRVKELKIFSGGKEKNNQAPIAFLKFVRNNAEKFLVIPRIVAPRLEYLTNQLVYLKDSKGKCLKVLVSKVVDSLAFDQGWDVFVSNHLIKWGEFLLFEYIAERTFSVRVFGTDSCERLDFNPESTNKGETKKQAWSNMPPDDLVVTDGISENSGYYVSGECPRTKVPQTCHVTCNTKKDPKRVERVVGSGPVAQDISGNLIGPQCKTKGTPLCSKGKTVIMIIDSEDSEPSAHEKEDTMKLATSGPDSDISLVAVNTNEDPIRAQSGIGNGPSAVLADEKGNFPEIECGTKCISATCSEVKTVSQIISATALLDLHDSDENLGRKQRTNAIPLDSRTTAEDYHNYSKMIIIQNFNRKYEAPGGFRCLEKWRKDVVNNQTALDCTAPIKHENPQKTDGMLVDGYGLIELNPVDEYICSEGNHECVQPVFTMPIKEPSSADRVIDCGRDGTEINYSINEKDGGSIEKTSSPDEISKCKNSMMETAHNVNGKGTTAQFETKMDQAEPARSGVRSKICNSVVPANESEHRSTKQEGRMSSNREVPESLLPTKDEIPEPDHHSPPEINFQLCIPDTTQKWLDLSKSLSNAVRRQRRHDYDVIMLKDPKKRLWPVVYHDSLLFVGFTAGWKHFVASNDLRAGDVCELVKEPDDGEPVYSVRMSDHKI
- the LOC103628738 gene encoding B3 domain-containing protein Os02g0598200 isoform X2 codes for the protein MGGGNEFLVGMTGSAPDSARQKRCHDTANGEVRDGDTVVKNGKTSDAASVEKREKKEHLFKCSAYHGKDTDMWSGDQRINKSRVPAALCEQGREMDDDLNKTNSKERMMGVELDKEKTITSDDCSKVEGKKKFNTASPEEERKKKPHNASTGKNMQRDDDKEVVRIMSNSDTKVKIKKVSTPLPKKEKNKEKLNKTYREKKMQAADSKMRSCYSGVKKGKVPTAFCDKEKKRKMPDNTSSEKETAPITPAVKEKKMRTTESMEIKMRHDRQNRRNVPLDVSNLKMGTSSGSNYKIWKEKLPHTLLKEKKRMWRNDSDKIYGGRVKELKIFSGGKEKNNQAPIAFLKFVRNNAEKFLVIPRIVAPRLEYLTNQLVYLKDSKGKCLKVLVSKVVDSLAFDQGWDVFVSNHLIKWGEFLLFEYIAERTFSVRVFGTDSCERLDFNPESTNKGETKKQAWSNMPPDDLVVTDGISENSGYYVSGECPRTKVPQTCHVTCNTKKDPKRVERVVGSGPVAQDISGNLIGPQCKTKGTPLCSKGKTVIMIIDSEDSEPSAHEKEDTMKLATSGPDSDISLVAVNTNEDPIRAQSGIGNGPSAVLADEKGNFPEIECGTKCISATCSEVKTVSQIISATALLDLHDSDENLGRKQRTNAIPLDSRTTAEDYHNYSKMIIIQNFNRKYEAPGGFRCLEKWRKDVVNNQTALDCTAPIKHENPQKTDGMLVDGYGLIELNPVDEYICSEGNHECVQPVFTMPIKEPSSADRVIDCGRDGTEINYSINEKDGGTTAQFETKMDQAEPARSGVRSKICNSVVPANESEHRSTKQEGRMSSNREVPESLLPTKDEIPEPDHHSPPEINFQLCIPDTTQKWLDLSKSLSNAVRRQRRHDYDVIMLKDPKKRLWPVVYHDSLLFVGFTAGWKHFVASNDLRAGDVCELVKEPDDGEPVYSVRMSDHKI